One part of the Proteiniborus ethanoligenes genome encodes these proteins:
- a CDS encoding IS3 family transposase: GMIQSMSRVSRCIDNGPMEAFWGMLKSEMYYLRRFNSYSELETAIVDYIEYYNNHRYQRRLKCMTPIEYRNYLQNKVA; encoded by the coding sequence AGGTATGATACAAAGCATGTCCAGAGTGTCAAGATGCATTGATAATGGACCTATGGAAGCATTCTGGGGCATGTTAAAATCTGAAATGTATTACCTTAGAAGATTCAATTCATACTCCGAATTAGAAACTGCTATTGTTGATTATATAGAGTATTACAATAATCATAGGTATCAAAGGCGATTAAAGTGTATGACACCAATAGAGTACAGAAATTACTTGCAGAATAAAGTTG